From the genome of Impatiens glandulifera chromosome 9, dImpGla2.1, whole genome shotgun sequence, one region includes:
- the LOC124915359 gene encoding SNAP25 homologous protein SNAP33-like produces the protein MFHLKKTHLHRRSKKNIVVPGSNPFDSDQESNKKTHQPFSHIASSEPILIHGQDSRIKLFEDSGNKVKPSSHTVLWSAKSRYKNDFTNSGGLENQSVQELENYAEYKAEETTKTVNSCLKIAENMRDDATKTLVALHHQGEQINRTHAAAANIDYDLSRGEKLLGSLGGFFSKKWKPTKTRKISGPIATEDENKGRGVHLKQHEKLGLNNASKGKTNARTTYPEPNDVYQKVEVERAKQDDALSGLSNILDELKDMAIGMRSELDRGLDPIINDVDELNFRLKGANKRGRHILGK, from the exons ATGTTTCATCTGAAGAAGACTCACTTACACAGGCGTTCTAAAAAGAACATTGTTGTCCCTGGCTCTAACCCATTTGATTCAGACCAAGAATCAAACAAGAAAACCCATCAACCATTTTCACATATAGCCTCTTCTGAACCAATATTGATCCATGGACAAGATTCAAGGATCAAGCTATTTGAAGATAGTGGTAATAAAGTAAAGCCATCTTCCCACACTGTTCTTTGGTCTGCAAAGAGCAGATACAAAAATGATTTTACTAATTCGGGTGGATTAGAGAATCAGTCAGTGCAAGAATTGGAGAACTATGCTGAGTACAAGGCTGAGGAAACAACTAAGACAGTCAATAGTTGTTTGAAGATAGCAGAAAATATGAGGGATGATGCTACCAAGACTTTGGTTGCTTTGCATCACCAAGGCGAACAAATTAACAGGACCCATGCTGCTGCTGCTAACATTGATTATGATCTTAGCAGG GGCGAGAAGCTTTTAGGAAGTCTTGGaggatttttttctaaaaagtgGAAACCAACTAAAACCCGTAAAATCTCAGGGCCAATCGCGACAGAAG ATGAGAACAAGGGAAGAGGTGTTCACCTTAAACAGCACGAGAAACTTGGATTGAACAATGCAAGTAAAGGAAAGACTAATGCACGAACAACATATCCCGAGCCAAATGATGTCTACCAGAAAGTTGAG GTGGAGAGGGCAAAACAGGATGATGCACTTTCTGGTTTGAGCAATATATTGGATGAGCTGAAAGACATGGCAATTGGCATGAGATCTGAACTTGATag AGGGCTCGATCCGATTATTAATGACGTTGACGAGTTAAATTTTCGTCTGAAAGGCGCGAATAAACGTGGGCGACACATCCTGGGGAAGTAG
- the LOC124915185 gene encoding pentatricopeptide repeat-containing protein At1g74600, chloroplastic has product MSSISYQKFRTKTSLFSFRLLSSVSLAESPSVYNDIHGSELSPLEPVQFITDWINAGKFTANDTKVAHAFCLKKGIFHTNLFVANSLVDGYFKSAHVLNARQLFDQMPKQNTVSWNVMISGYNHNSLYLDSWRTFCRMYSCGIDPDQFTYGSVLSTCCSLQSLICGQQIYSLVVKNGYSANTYVQTGIIDLFAKQGSLKDALTLLYSIPNSNVVSWNAIISGAVKSNENQLALDLFCKMRCGFSLSPNSFTFSSILSACGANEELQLGRMVHGLVIKSSANDIYVETALVDFYTKCGKIDLAASVFSHMRIRNVVSWTCMITGLVQNGHSSSALVFFKEMINIMKEEINFYTVTSILNACDTEAATQLHCWILKSGFYSYPVVKASLVNVYSKIGEIDSSEMIFFEIDELNHIGIWVSIISALARDGDSVKTFSTFCRMFLEGLKPDKYCCSSVLSVVDCLYMGAQIHCYASKTGLDFDVSVGSSLFTMYSKCGRLRESFDVFLQIDAKDNVSWASMIMGFAGHGFAGRAIGLFREMLCGETEPDKMTLISVLTAISNLQCSEIGKEVHGYVLRRGFNDQNLILGALVNMYSKCGLLRLSRKLFETMSEQDYMTCCSLVSGYAQTECIEEAVFLFRKFLLDGVKRYRMDSYMLSPLLRTASLQNQISFGAQLHSYVSKIGLESNVSIGSSLIFMYSKCGSIDDCVRVFERIKEPDLVSWTAMIDSYAQHGKGVEALKTFEVMKESGVKPDEVTFVGILSACSHNGLVEEGYYYLNSMEKDYGIEPSLRHYACMVDVLGRSGRLKEAVSFIDGMKVKADGLIWGTFLSGCKMHDDVELGKLAASRLIEIEPDDAGAYVSMSNMWAGVGHWDEVVKVRHAMRGTGMKKDPGWSSV; this is encoded by the coding sequence ATGAGTTCTATCTCATATCAGAAATTCCGAACAAAAACTTCACTTTTCAGCTTCAGGCTTCTATCATCAGTATCTTTGGCGGAGAGTCCATCCGTTTATAATGACATACATGGATCCGAATTATCTCCATTGGAGCCTGTTCAATTCATTACCGACTGGATCAATGCAGGCAAGTTTACAGCAAACGACACCAAAGTTGCCCACGCTTTCTGTCTCAAAAAGGGTATATTTCACACCAATTTGTTCGTTGCAAACTCTTTGGTGGATGGTTACTTCAAATCTGCTCATGTCCTTAATGCACGCCAACTGTTCGATCAAATGCCCAAGCAAAATACAGTATCTTGGAACGTTATGATTTCAGGATATAACCACAATTCACTATATCTAGATTCATGGAGAACATTCTGTCGGATGTATAGTTGTGGTATTGACCCTGATCAATTCACTTACGGTAGTGTTCTTTCAACATGTTGTTCATTGCAGTCTCTAATCTGCGGCCAACAGATTTACTCACTTGTGGTTAAGAATGGCTACTCTGCAAATACTTATGTCCAGACAGGAATCATTGACTTGTTTGCAAAACAAGGTAGTTTGAAAGACGCTTTaacattgttatattcaattccCAATTCAAACGTGGTATCTTGGAATGCTATAATTTCTGGTGCTGTCAAGAGTAATGAAAACCAGCTTGCTTTGGATCTATTTTGTAAGATGCGTTGTGGGTTTTCATTATCTCCAAATAGTTTTACATTTTCAAGCATTTTATCAGCTTGTGGTGCAAATGAAGAGCTCCAGCTCGGTAGAATGGTTCACGGGTTAGTGATCAAATCTTCTGCTAATGACATTTATGTTGAAACTGCTCTTGTTGATTTCTACACTAAATGTGGGAAAATAGATTTGGCTGCCAGTGTATTCTCCCATATGCGAATTCGTAATGTGGTTTCCTGGACTTGTATGATAACAGGTCTTGTTCAGAATGGGCATTCTTCATCTGCACTTGTTTTCTTCAAAGAAATGATCAATATTATGAAGGAGGAGATCAATTTTTATACTGTTACTAGTATACTAAATGCTTGTGATACTGAGGCGGCTACTCAGCTTCATTGCTGGATACTTAAGTCTGGTTTTTATAGCTATCCAGTAGTGAAGGCTTCTTTGGTAAATGTTTACTCTAAGATTGGAGAAATCGACTCGTCAGAGATGATTTTTTTCGAGATTGACGAGTTAAACCACATTGGAATATGGGTTTCTATCATTTCTGCTCTTGCACGAGATGGAGATTCAGTAAAAACTTTTTCTACATTCTGTAGGATGTTTTTAGAAGGTTTGAAACCTGATAAGTATTGTTGCTCTAGTGTATTAAGCGTTGTGGATTGTCTCTATATGGGGGCTCAGATTCATTGTTACGCTTCCAAGACAGGTCTAGATTTCGATGTTTCGGTTGGGAGTTCTTTATTTACTATGTACTCAAAATGTGGGAGATTGAGGGAATCATTCGACGTTTTTCTGCAGATCGATGCGAAAGATAACGTTTCTTGGGCGTCTATGATAATGGGTTTCGCCGGTCATGGCTTCGCTGGTCGCGCCATCGGATTGTTTAGGGAAATGCTGTGTGGAGAAACTGAGCCCGACAAGATGACTTTAATATCTGTTTTAACCGCAATCTCGAATCTTCAATGTTCTGAAATCGGTAAGGAAGTTCACGGGTATGTTCTTCGAAGAGGGTTTaatgatcaaaacttgatttTGGGAGCTCTCGTGAATATGTACTCAAAATGTGGGCTTTTACGTTTATCAAGGAAGCTGTTCGAAACGATGTCGGAACAAGATTACATGACTTGCTGCTCATTGGTTTCAGGATATGCTCAAACCGAGTGTATCGAAGAAGCGGTTTTCCTCTTCCGGAAGTTTCTTTTGGATGGGGTAAAACGTTATAGAATGGATTCCTATATGTTATCCCCGTTACTTAGGACAGCATCTCTTCAAAACCAAATAAGTTTTGGCGCTCAGTTACACTCTTACGTATCGAAAATAGGACTAGAATCTAACGTTTCCATTGGTAGTTCATTGATCTTCATGTATTCAAAATGCGGAAGTATTGACGATTGTGTTAGGGTATTCGAGCGAATAAAGGAACCCGACTTGGTAAGCTGGACTGCAATGATCGACAGTTACGCTCAACACGGGAAAGGAGTGGAAGCGCTGAAGACATTCGAGGTTATGAAAGAATCGGGAGTGAAACCCGATGAAGTTACTTTTGTTGGGATTTTATCGGCTTGTAGCCATAACGGCTTAGTTGAAGAAGggtattattatttgaattcaatGGAGAAAGATTATGGAATCGAGCCTAGTCTTAGACATTACGCCTGCATGGTTGATGTTCTTGGTCGGTCAGGAAGGTTGAAAGAAGCTGTTAGTTTTATTGATGGTATGAAGGTTAAGGCTGACGGTTTGATATGGGGAACATTTCTTTCGGGTTGTAAAATGCACGATGATGTTGAACTAGGAAAGTTGGCGGCTTCGAGATTGATCGAGATTGAACCGGATGATGCGGGGGCTTATGTCTCGATGTCGAATATGTGGGCTGGTGTGGGACATTGGGATGAGGTTGTTAAGGTTAGACATGCTATGAGAGGAACTGGAATGAAGAAAGATCCTGGTTGGAGTTCTGTTTAA